Genomic DNA from Thiosocius teredinicola:
TCGAGAGGTTAGGCATGATCAAACTTAGTGCATTTCGAGGGGCATTGTTGGCGCTGCCATTGGCGTTGCTCTCCACCGGCGTCATGGCTCAGGAGGCGGCCGCGAGCGGTGGCAATACCGCCTGGATACTCACCTCGACTGCCTTGGTCCTGTTCATGACGCTGCCCGGCTTGGCACTGTTCTACGGTGGCCTGGTGCGCAGCAAGAACGTGCTGTCGGTGTTGATGCAGTGTTTCGCCATCGCCGGCATGGCATCCGTGATGTGGTTGGTCGCGGGCTATAGCCTTGCCTTCGGCGAAGGCAACCAGTGGATCGGCGACTTCAGCAAGGTCATGTTGTCGGGCATCGGCCGCGACACGCTGTCGGGCGATATACCCGAGTCGCTGTTCATGCTGTTCCAGATGACCTTCGCGATCATCACCCCCGCGCTCATCATCGGCGGTTTTGCCGAGCGCATGAAGTTCTCGTCGATGCTGCTGTTCAGCGCCCTGTGGCTGATGCTGGTCTACGTTCCGGTGACCCACTGGGTGTGGGGCGGCGGCTGGTTGGCCGAGATGGGGCTGTATGACTTCGCCGGCGGCACCGTCGTGCATATCACTGCCGGTGTCGCTGCCTTGGTCGCCGCCATGGTGCTGGGGCCGCGACGCGGTTTCCCAACCCAGGCCATGCCGCCGCACAACATGACGATGACCGTCATGGGCGCCGGTATGTTGTGGGTCGGCTGGTTCGGTTTCAACGGTGGCAGCGCCTTGGCGGCGAATGGCGATGCGGCGATGGCGATGCTGGTCACCCACATCTCGGCCGCCGCCGGTGCAATGGTGTGGTCGGCGATGGAATGGATCAGGTTCGGCAAGCCCAGCGCGCTGGGTGCGGTCACCGGCATGGTTGCCGGTCTGGGCACGATCACCCCGGCCTCCGGTTTCGTTGGCCCGGGCGGGGCCTTGATCATCGGCATCCTGGCCGGTTTCGTTTGCTTCAACGCCACGCTGTTCATCAAGCGTGGCCTGAAGATCGATGACTCGCTCGATGTGTTCCCGGTGCACGGCGTCGGCGGCATTCTGGGTACGCTGATGGCGGGTATCTTTTCGTCAACCGGTCTCGGCGTATTCAGCGGGTACGGTTTTCACGAGGTCAATGCGAACATGAGCGCCCAGTTGTTCGCGCAGTTCACCGGCGTGATCGCGACCATAGTGTTCACCGCGGTGGTTACCTGGATCATCCTGAAGGTCGTCGGCGCACTGCTCGGGTTGCGGGTCAGCGAAGAACAGGAGATCACCGGTCTGGATATCGTGCTGCACGAAGAGCGTGGTTACGACCTGACCTGAGGTTGATATCCGGCACAAAAAAGGCGGCCGTCGGGCCGCCTTTTTTGTTGCCGTAGATCGCCGCTAGTCGCGGCCGAACAGGTCCTTGTAGCCCGCCCAGGTGGCAAAACCAAGCCATGGGAAGATCACGATAAAGGCGGCGAAGGCGGTCAGCATGCCGATCAGGGTCAGGCCGGCGACGATACCGCCCCAGATCAGCATCGGTATCGGCTGCTCGACGACCGCTTTGACGCTGGCGGCGATCGCGGTGCCGAAGTCCGCCTTGGCGTCGAGCACCATCGGCAGGGACCAGGCCGTCAGCGCGAACATGATGACGGCAAAGATGGCGCCGACGCCGAACAGGGTCAGCAGAAATCCGATGCCTTCAGCGGTGCCCATCGCATTGATGAAGCTCGACGTGCCGGCGATGTTGCCGACGTAGAGCGCCGCGATCAGCGTCGATACGCGAATCCAGGCGATCATGACGACGGCCAGCAGCAGGCCGAACAGCGCCACAGAGCCGAGTCGGTTACGCATGGTCCGCCAGCAGGTGCGCAGTTGCAGGGTCTCGCCGCGATCGACGAGCTGGGCAATCCGATAAAGCCCCATGGCGAACAAAGGCCCCACCAGCAGAAAGCCCGACCAGAAAGTGAAGACGAACTGGGGTTCGCTGAAGCCGAGCCAGGTGATCGCCATGCCGATGGCTGCAAACACGGCGCCGTAAGCGATAGCGATGCCCTTGGTCTGATTCAGGTAGCGCCGGCCTTCGGTCAACCACTGCAGGCCGGCATGGCGCGCGATCTTGCGCCGCGGCGGCAGCTTCATCGGTTCGTAGACAAGGGGTTCTTGGGTATGGGTCGTTGCCATCGGTACTCCCTCTGCACTGCTTGCTAAAAGCTGTTGACCCAAGACTGGCTCAAGAATTCGCAGAAGAAATGCCATGAAAATTGGGGGATTTGCCGGGTGCCCGGCAAGCATCGCAGGCATAAAAAAACAGCCCAGCAGGCTGTTTCTTTAAATTGGTCGGAGTGAAAGGATTCGAACCTTCGACCCCCGCCTCCCGAAGACGGTGCTCTACCAAGCTGAGCTACACTCCGATAGAAAGTCGACGATCAGAACGAACGGCTCACCGAGAAATCGGCAACAGCGGCAAGCGCGTTGCGGTAAACGGAAGCGGGAAGGGCTTCGAGAGCCTGCTTGGCCTTGGCGGCCTCGTCTGACGCGAGCCGCGCAGTGTATGCGATTGCGTCGGTGGATTCAATCGCTGAAAGCACCTCTTCGATACGATCGGTGCCGCCGTTTTCGATGACCGCGCGCAGCATGTCGCGGGTGTTCGAATCGCTCTGCTGCATGGCGCGTATCAGCGGCAGTGTCGGCTTGCCTTCAGCGAGATCGTCACCGATGTTCTTGCCGATGTCCTGGTCCGACGAGCCGTAATCCAACGCGTCGTCGATCATTTGAAACGCCATGCCCAGGTGCTGGCCGTACGCGGCCATGGCGGCCTCGGTCTGCTCGTCGTTGTTGTTGATGATGGCGGCGAGGCGCGCACCCGCCTCGAACAGGGTGGCGGTCTTGCGCAGGATAACCTCGCGGTAGCGCTGTTCGTCGGTGTCGGGGTCGTTGCAGTTGAGTAGCTGCAATACCTCGCCTTCGGCGATCCGGTTGGTTGCGTGCGACAACACATCCATCACGCGCATCGAGTCGACGGCAACCATCATTTCAAAGGCGCGCGAGTACAGAAAATCGCCGACCAGAACGCTCGCGGCATTGCCCCATACGGCGTTGGCCGTATCGCGGTTGCGCCGCTGGTCTGAATCGTCGACGACATCGTCATGCAGCAGCGTGGCGGTATGGATGAACTCGACGATCGCTGCCAGATCGATGTGGTCGCTGCCCTGGTAGCCCAGTGCGCGGGCCGCGAGCAGCACAATGACCGGGCGCAGCCGCTTGCCGCCGCTGTTGACGATGTAGTGTCCGATCTGGTTGATCAGCACCACATCCGAACTGAGGCGGTCGAGGATCAAGGCGTCGGTTGCCTTCAGATCGTCCTTGATCAGCTCGCGAATGCTGGGGAATTCCATAAGCTAAGGATTTATGGGCAAAAACTGCCGCGCATCCTAGGGAAGCCGGTTTTGCTCTGTCAAGGCGCACGTTTGCTTGTGGATGCCCTAAACATGTTGATGCTCTAGAGTTGACGGCACAATCGCCAATCTATAGAATTCCGCCTCTTTCCGTCGGCCACCAGGTCGGCGATCCGAATCAGATCAAGGGAGTTTTACGGTCATGTACGCCGTTATCCAGACCGGTGGCAAACAATATCGCGTTGCCCAGGGTTCAACCCTTAAAGTCGAGAAGATCGACGCCGAAGAAGGCGCCAGCGTAGAGCTGGACAAGGTTTTGATGGTTGCTGACGGCGACGACGTCAAAGTCGGCGCGCCCTTTCTGGACGGTGGCAAGGTCACCGCAACCGTGAAATCGCACGGTCGTGGCAAGAAGGTGATGATCGTGAAGTTCCGTCGCCGCAAGCATCACATGAAGCGCCAGGGTCATCGCCAGGCCTTCACCGAGCTCGAAGTTACCGGCATCAGCGCCGGTTGAGGGAGAATCCAGCATGGCACATAAAAAAGCAGGCGGTAGCTCCAAGAACGGCCGCGATTCAGAAAGCAAACGCCTCGGCGTCAAAGTCTTCGGTGGCCAGGTTATCAATGCAGGCGGCATCATCGTGCGCCAGCGTGGTACCCGCG
This window encodes:
- a CDS encoding ammonium transporter; translated protein: MIKLSAFRGALLALPLALLSTGVMAQEAAASGGNTAWILTSTALVLFMTLPGLALFYGGLVRSKNVLSVLMQCFAIAGMASVMWLVAGYSLAFGEGNQWIGDFSKVMLSGIGRDTLSGDIPESLFMLFQMTFAIITPALIIGGFAERMKFSSMLLFSALWLMLVYVPVTHWVWGGGWLAEMGLYDFAGGTVVHITAGVAALVAAMVLGPRRGFPTQAMPPHNMTMTVMGAGMLWVGWFGFNGGSALAANGDAAMAMLVTHISAAAGAMVWSAMEWIRFGKPSALGAVTGMVAGLGTITPASGFVGPGGALIIGILAGFVCFNATLFIKRGLKIDDSLDVFPVHGVGGILGTLMAGIFSSTGLGVFSGYGFHEVNANMSAQLFAQFTGVIATIVFTAVVTWIILKVVGALLGLRVSEEQEITGLDIVLHEERGYDLT
- a CDS encoding DUF2189 domain-containing protein, which produces MATTHTQEPLVYEPMKLPPRRKIARHAGLQWLTEGRRYLNQTKGIAIAYGAVFAAIGMAITWLGFSEPQFVFTFWSGFLLVGPLFAMGLYRIAQLVDRGETLQLRTCWRTMRNRLGSVALFGLLLAVVMIAWIRVSTLIAALYVGNIAGTSSFINAMGTAEGIGFLLTLFGVGAIFAVIMFALTAWSLPMVLDAKADFGTAIAASVKAVVEQPIPMLIWGGIVAGLTLIGMLTAFAAFIVIFPWLGFATWAGYKDLFGRD
- the ispB gene encoding octaprenyl diphosphate synthase, producing MEFPSIRELIKDDLKATDALILDRLSSDVVLINQIGHYIVNSGGKRLRPVIVLLAARALGYQGSDHIDLAAIVEFIHTATLLHDDVVDDSDQRRNRDTANAVWGNAASVLVGDFLYSRAFEMMVAVDSMRVMDVLSHATNRIAEGEVLQLLNCNDPDTDEQRYREVILRKTATLFEAGARLAAIINNNDEQTEAAMAAYGQHLGMAFQMIDDALDYGSSDQDIGKNIGDDLAEGKPTLPLIRAMQQSDSNTRDMLRAVIENGGTDRIEEVLSAIESTDAIAYTARLASDEAAKAKQALEALPASVYRNALAAVADFSVSRSF
- the rplU gene encoding 50S ribosomal protein L21, which gives rise to MYAVIQTGGKQYRVAQGSTLKVEKIDAEEGASVELDKVLMVADGDDVKVGAPFLDGGKVTATVKSHGRGKKVMIVKFRRRKHHMKRQGHRQAFTELEVTGISAG
- the rpmA gene encoding 50S ribosomal protein L27, encoding MAHKKAGGSSKNGRDSESKRLGVKVFGGQVINAGGIIVRQRGTRVHAGVNVGCGKDHTLYAKADGTVRFETKGPNNRKFVSVDPA